The following proteins are encoded in a genomic region of Syngnathus acus chromosome 22, fSynAcu1.2, whole genome shotgun sequence:
- the LOC119116141 gene encoding endophilin-B1-like isoform X1 — protein sequence MDLTRLAADAGQFINRAVQYTGESLGQADKTDFDPGLEELLTRVDATKNWTDLMVSQTEAVLQPNTAARLEERLYEHLDWPAPSRPRAQELLGDQMIQAGLELGTSSPYGTSLLRCGEAQKQLGEAQRKFAQSTNIHFLTPLRRFSTCEYKTMQEERKMLLNKRLDLDIAKSRVRSAHEAEQESRNLNANNPTEDVYFSSQVSFMFRFMRVRWMKMWAQEISQAEMELRICESLFQRQSDVTRQLLEQISDTHDKHMQSLSDFVDAQTCYYAQCKQHTLELHKQLASIPAVLCSNKWQSAITNGARHCQHPSAEQNQVPPTSAVVVHHLPEFDQDSWTTGVSTNNNNHREPDHARPSEQEDPPSCEPAASSN from the exons ATGGATTTGACGCGGTTGGCCGCAGACGCTGGCCAGTTCATCAACCGGGCGGTccag TACACGGGGGAGAGTCTTGGCCAGGCCGACAAGACCGATTTCGACCCCGGGCTGGAGGAGCTCCTGACCCGGGTGGATGCCACTAAGAATTGGACGGACCTCATGGTCTCACAGACGGAGGCCGTGTTGCAGCCCAACACAG cggcgcggcTGGAAGAGCGTCTGTATGAGCATCTGGACTGGCCCGCCCCGTCTCGACCTCGCGCTCAAGAGCTTCTGGGTGACCAAATGATTCAGGCCGGCCTGGAGCTGGGAACCAGCAGCCCTTATG GAACGTCGCTTTTGAGGTGTGGCGAGGCTCAAAAGCAGCTTGGCGAGGCCCAAAGGAAATTTGCCCAAAGCACCAACATCCATTTTCTCACCCCTCTGCGACGCTTCAGCACATGTGAATACAAAACCATGCAG GAGGAGCGCAAGATGTTGCTGAACAAGCGTCTGGACTTGGACATAGCCAAGAGCAGAGTGAGGAGTGCTCACGAGGCTGAACAAGAGTCCAGG AACCTGAACGCAAACAACCCGACGGAGGACGTCTACTTCTCGTCTCAGGTGTCCTTCATGTTCAGATTCATGCGCGTTCGCTGGATGAAG atgtggGCGCAGGAGATTTCGCAA gcaGAGATGGAGCTAAGGATCTGCGAATCTTTGTTTCAACGCCAGTCGGATGTCACGCGACAGCTTCTGGAACAAATTAGCGACACCCAC gACAAGCATATGCAGAGCCTGAGCGACTTTGTGGACGCGCAGACATGTTACTACGCCCAGTGCAAGCAACACACCCTGGAGCTCCACAAACAGTTGGCCAG CATCCCGGCCGTGTTGTGCTCCAACAAGTGGCAATCGGCCATCACCAACGGGGCACGTCACTGTCAACATCCTTCCGCCGAACAAAATCAAGTTCCTCCCACCTCCGCTGTTGTCGTCCACCACCTTCCGGAATTCGACCAAGACTCTTGGACGACAGGAGTGAGcactaacaacaacaaccaccgGGAGCCTGATCACGCACGTCCATCAGAACAAGAAGATCCTCCATCTTGTGAGCCCGCCGCGTCTTCCAACTAA
- the LOC119116141 gene encoding endophilin-B1-like isoform X2: MDLTRLAADAGQFINRAVQYTGESLGQADKTDFDPGLEELLTRVDATKNWTDLMVSQTEAVLQPNTAARLEERLYEHLDWPAPSRPRAQELLGDQMIQAGLELGTSSPYGTSLLRCGEAQKQLGEAQRKFAQSTNIHFLTPLRRFSTCEYKTMQEERKMLLNKRLDLDIAKSRNLNANNPTEDVYFSSQVSFMFRFMRVRWMKMWAQEISQAEMELRICESLFQRQSDVTRQLLEQISDTHDKHMQSLSDFVDAQTCYYAQCKQHTLELHKQLASIPAVLCSNKWQSAITNGARHCQHPSAEQNQVPPTSAVVVHHLPEFDQDSWTTGVSTNNNNHREPDHARPSEQEDPPSCEPAASSN; the protein is encoded by the exons ATGGATTTGACGCGGTTGGCCGCAGACGCTGGCCAGTTCATCAACCGGGCGGTccag TACACGGGGGAGAGTCTTGGCCAGGCCGACAAGACCGATTTCGACCCCGGGCTGGAGGAGCTCCTGACCCGGGTGGATGCCACTAAGAATTGGACGGACCTCATGGTCTCACAGACGGAGGCCGTGTTGCAGCCCAACACAG cggcgcggcTGGAAGAGCGTCTGTATGAGCATCTGGACTGGCCCGCCCCGTCTCGACCTCGCGCTCAAGAGCTTCTGGGTGACCAAATGATTCAGGCCGGCCTGGAGCTGGGAACCAGCAGCCCTTATG GAACGTCGCTTTTGAGGTGTGGCGAGGCTCAAAAGCAGCTTGGCGAGGCCCAAAGGAAATTTGCCCAAAGCACCAACATCCATTTTCTCACCCCTCTGCGACGCTTCAGCACATGTGAATACAAAACCATGCAG GAGGAGCGCAAGATGTTGCTGAACAAGCGTCTGGACTTGGACATAGCCAAGAGCAGA AACCTGAACGCAAACAACCCGACGGAGGACGTCTACTTCTCGTCTCAGGTGTCCTTCATGTTCAGATTCATGCGCGTTCGCTGGATGAAG atgtggGCGCAGGAGATTTCGCAA gcaGAGATGGAGCTAAGGATCTGCGAATCTTTGTTTCAACGCCAGTCGGATGTCACGCGACAGCTTCTGGAACAAATTAGCGACACCCAC gACAAGCATATGCAGAGCCTGAGCGACTTTGTGGACGCGCAGACATGTTACTACGCCCAGTGCAAGCAACACACCCTGGAGCTCCACAAACAGTTGGCCAG CATCCCGGCCGTGTTGTGCTCCAACAAGTGGCAATCGGCCATCACCAACGGGGCACGTCACTGTCAACATCCTTCCGCCGAACAAAATCAAGTTCCTCCCACCTCCGCTGTTGTCGTCCACCACCTTCCGGAATTCGACCAAGACTCTTGGACGACAGGAGTGAGcactaacaacaacaaccaccgGGAGCCTGATCACGCACGTCCATCAGAACAAGAAGATCCTCCATCTTGTGAGCCCGCCGCGTCTTCCAACTAA